The following coding sequences are from one Prochlorococcus marinus CUG1438 window:
- a CDS encoding aspartate kinase has protein sequence MALLVKKFGGTSVGDIKKIQNIATTICRSKEAGNEIVVVVSAMGQTTDDLNFLASSISKNPNRRELDMLLSTGEQVTISLLSMALNEYGIPAISMTGSQVGIITESIHGKARILDIKTDRIQNYIDQGFVVVVAGFQGTTLSHTGSMEITTLGRGGSDTSAVALSTALGAETCEIYTDVPGVLTTDPRIVPNAKLLDEISCEEMLELASVGASVLHPRAVEIARNYGIKLCVKSSQSDSSGTLLESKIKPLSLKRGSLELTKTVNSLEVLENQAIFSLSKIPDRPGIAAQIFEKLSEASINVDLIIQATNDGNNNDITFTVSQLEVKKTTEQCEIITSQLGGEYNLKTNMTKLSIQGAGIMGRPSVSADLFDTLSQANINVRLIATSEIKVSCVIEINNLPKAIRFVAEKFKLSDTQIFVNPIYEKQDQPEVRGIALDKNQVQVSFRKLPDRPGVAASICLALAENNLLFDTIVQSERISSLKTKDISLTMNKQDREKANLVFEALIKKLPGSYIEDGPAIAKVSTVGAGMAFKVGTAGKIFRALADQNINIEMIATSEIRTSCIVLEKDCDKAVNAIHKHFELDK, from the coding sequence ATGGCTTTACTAGTAAAAAAATTTGGCGGTACTTCTGTTGGAGATATTAAAAAAATTCAAAATATTGCAACTACTATTTGTCGAAGTAAAGAAGCAGGCAATGAAATTGTCGTTGTCGTTTCCGCAATGGGACAAACTACAGATGATTTAAATTTCTTAGCTTCATCAATAAGTAAAAATCCCAATCGAAGAGAATTGGATATGCTCCTTTCAACTGGAGAGCAAGTAACCATATCTCTTCTCTCAATGGCATTAAATGAATACGGCATACCTGCAATTTCCATGACAGGTAGCCAAGTAGGGATTATTACTGAATCAATACATGGAAAAGCGAGAATTCTAGATATTAAAACAGACAGAATCCAAAATTATATCGATCAAGGTTTTGTAGTAGTGGTTGCTGGATTTCAAGGAACAACATTAAGCCATACTGGATCAATGGAAATTACAACGTTGGGTAGAGGCGGTTCAGATACTTCCGCAGTAGCTTTATCAACGGCATTGGGAGCTGAAACTTGCGAAATATATACAGATGTTCCTGGGGTTCTTACTACTGATCCAAGAATTGTTCCTAATGCGAAACTCTTAGATGAAATTAGTTGTGAGGAAATGCTGGAACTTGCAAGCGTTGGTGCTTCAGTTCTTCATCCAAGGGCTGTAGAAATCGCCCGCAATTATGGAATTAAATTATGCGTTAAATCAAGTCAAAGCGACTCCAGTGGAACTCTACTAGAAAGCAAAATCAAACCCCTCTCCCTAAAAAGAGGAAGCCTAGAATTAACAAAAACAGTAAATAGTCTTGAAGTATTAGAAAACCAAGCGATATTCAGTCTATCCAAAATTCCTGATAGGCCAGGGATTGCAGCACAAATATTTGAAAAACTATCAGAAGCAAGTATCAATGTAGATTTAATAATACAAGCAACAAATGATGGTAATAATAACGATATTACATTTACTGTAAGCCAATTAGAAGTTAAAAAAACTACAGAACAATGTGAAATTATAACAAGTCAATTAGGTGGCGAATACAACTTAAAAACAAATATGACTAAATTAAGTATTCAAGGAGCAGGCATCATGGGTCGGCCAAGTGTTTCGGCTGATTTATTTGATACTTTATCTCAAGCGAATATAAATGTAAGATTAATAGCCACTAGTGAAATTAAAGTCAGCTGTGTGATTGAAATCAATAATCTTCCGAAAGCTATTAGATTTGTTGCTGAAAAATTTAAGTTATCCGATACACAAATATTCGTTAACCCCATCTACGAAAAACAAGATCAACCCGAAGTAAGAGGAATTGCATTAGACAAAAACCAAGTGCAAGTCAGTTTTCGAAAACTACCTGATCGTCCAGGTGTAGCCGCATCAATATGCTTAGCACTAGCTGAAAATAATTTACTTTTCGATACCATAGTGCAATCAGAGAGAATTTCCTCTCTAAAAACTAAGGATATTAGTCTTACAATGAATAAACAAGATAGAGAAAAAGCTAACTTAGTTTTTGAAGCATTAATAAAAAAATTGCCCGGTTCATACATTGAAGATGGCCCCGCTATAGCAAAAGTAAGCACCGTAGGAGCGGGAATGGCATTTAAGGTTGGAACGGCTGGGAAAATATTTAGAGCATTGGCTGACCAAAATATCAATATTGAAATGATTGCCACTAGTGAAATTAGAACTTCTTGTATTGTTTTAGAGAAAGATTGTGACAAAGCAGTTAATGCAATCCATAAACATTTCGAATTAGACAAATAA
- the holA gene encoding DNA polymerase III subunit delta produces MPIQILWGNDLNSQNTFIQKLIDKEVSKEWKEINVTNLNGDDNEQINKALNEVLTPPFGEGSRIVTLKNNPIFTTKNDELINKFEKIHNNIPSRTFFILQSTKKPDSRLKSTKFLQNLIKNNLAKEESFSLPEIWDYEGQKKYLEDSANSMNIKIDKDAAELIIDSVGNDSFKLKNELTKAKTFLTAVSNDLDPQIVLTCNDVKKIFSDHQPNIFKIIDHLLHKNINESLIEINYSLQKGEPALKLNAGLISQIRLHTIIKLAVNSDDNNSKKICNLAGISNPKRIFFIRKKVKNVSQEYLVNLMSNLLDIESLLKTGNNPMNVFTENLINLN; encoded by the coding sequence ATGCCAATACAAATATTATGGGGTAATGATCTAAATTCTCAAAATACATTTATCCAAAAATTAATTGATAAAGAAGTCTCTAAAGAATGGAAAGAAATTAATGTAACTAATTTAAATGGAGATGATAATGAACAAATCAATAAAGCCCTTAATGAAGTTCTTACTCCTCCTTTTGGAGAAGGTTCAAGAATAGTTACATTAAAAAATAATCCAATTTTTACTACAAAAAATGACGAACTAATAAATAAATTTGAAAAAATTCATAACAATATTCCTAGTAGAACTTTTTTCATTTTACAAAGTACTAAAAAACCAGACTCCAGATTAAAAAGTACTAAATTTCTGCAAAACCTCATCAAAAATAATTTAGCCAAAGAAGAATCATTTTCTTTACCAGAAATTTGGGACTATGAGGGACAAAAAAAATATTTAGAAGATTCAGCAAATTCAATGAATATCAAAATTGATAAAGATGCAGCTGAATTAATAATTGATTCGGTTGGAAATGATAGCTTTAAATTAAAAAATGAATTAACAAAAGCAAAAACATTCCTTACAGCTGTATCAAATGATTTGGATCCACAAATTGTTCTAACATGCAATGATGTTAAAAAAATATTTAGTGATCATCAACCCAATATTTTCAAAATAATTGATCATCTCCTTCATAAAAATATAAATGAAAGTCTAATTGAGATAAATTATTCCTTACAGAAAGGTGAACCTGCTTTAAAATTAAATGCGGGTTTAATTAGTCAAATAAGATTACATACAATTATAAAATTAGCAGTTAATTCTGATGATAATAATTCAAAAAAGATTTGTAATCTTGCGGGAATATCTAATCCAAAAAGAATTTTTTTTATTAGAAAAAAAGTGAAAAATGTCTCGCAAGAATATTTGGTTAATTTAATGAGTAATTTATTAGATATTGAATCATTACTAAAAACAGGTAATAATCCAATGAATGTTTTTACCGAAAATTTAATTAATTTAAATTAA
- a CDS encoding precorrin-8X methylmutase gives MVTDHPIFLESISFIRSHLEANDLNYLEKKVLERLIHTSGDFSVQNLIVFSEGACEKGLQALQNGAPILTDTDMAAAAIKSMAENTTRNKVFTARTWFGDNNHTKLTKTAYGLSEAWKELSVKNSGLKSPIVVIGSSPTALTYLIDILHNSKDLPSLIIGMPVGFIGVEKSKKKLISSNLPRIVLSSTRGGAAMAAATVNALLRETI, from the coding sequence ATGGTAACAGATCATCCAATTTTTTTAGAAAGTATTAGTTTTATAAGATCTCATTTAGAAGCCAATGATCTTAATTATTTAGAAAAAAAAGTCTTAGAAAGATTGATTCATACTTCTGGAGATTTTTCTGTTCAAAATCTCATAGTTTTTAGTGAAGGGGCATGCGAAAAGGGGCTACAAGCTCTTCAAAATGGGGCTCCAATTTTAACTGATACCGATATGGCAGCAGCAGCAATAAAATCCATGGCAGAAAATACTACTAGGAATAAAGTGTTTACCGCTAGAACGTGGTTTGGTGACAATAATCACACAAAATTAACTAAAACTGCATATGGCTTAAGTGAGGCTTGGAAAGAATTATCAGTAAAAAATTCTGGATTGAAATCTCCTATTGTAGTAATTGGTAGTTCGCCAACAGCACTAACATATTTAATCGATATTCTACATAATTCAAAAGATTTACCTAGCTTAATTATTGGAATGCCAGTTGGATTTATAGGAGTAGAAAAAAGCAAAAAAAAATTAATTTCTTCAAATCTTCCAAGAATTGTTTTGAGTTCAACAAGAGGAGGTGCTGCTATGGCTGCTGCTACTGTTAACGCCTTGTTGAGGGAAACTATTTAA
- the mutS gene encoding DNA mismatch repair protein MutS → MQEDTIIQKNLFAVDNENDEQKEITKIPEDLSWEDLKKESQKRPRKRKNSTNLINKFKTELISNNKNVCINEESYSYKTVSKMKLTPVMKHYVTLKEENKDRLLLYRLGDFFECFFEDAVLISNLLEITLTSKDAGKEIGKIPMAGVPHHAMERYCADLIKKNYSVVICDQLEKSSGNYGTPIKRGITRIITPGTVIEEGMLIAKKNNWITAIYLSEEKSDQSYEWGISKADVSTGELITLEGESLSKLFDEINKLDSSEIIVGSNEVRNLLIKGNSQISYTVSQETNFDINEANYLIKKYFQIANLEGIGLKNLNNATRSLGGLLSYLEKINPSNLDKDSSVKISLEFPQIQFGRNKLIIDYQTQKNLEIKNTQRENNYVGSLLWSIDRTYTCMGARCLRRWIDSPLLNVNEIYKRQNIITNFIESKELRTDTQNSLRAMGDLERLAGRACAGHASPRDLIAIAEGLKKLPRLKSIIELFKYDLPDWTDQLKNIDEGLLELADTISFKLIENPPLNISEGGMIHDGVDSILDGLRNLMDDYSEWLNKEELKEREISKISNLKIQFHKNFGYYISINKSKVNLAPQHWIKRQTLTNEERYITSEIKNKENKIFQIKSRASSREYEIFCELRNIVAEKTKHIRSIAKSISSLDALLGLSITSVENNFIKPSLIQINDSNTKNSTKIISGRNPIVEQLLNDKKFIENDISFEDNQKLIILTGPNASGKSCFIRQIGLIQILAQIGSFVPANNAEIKIADRIFTRIGAVDDQSSGQSTFMVEMSETASILNQATSSSLVLLDEIGRGTSTFDGLSIAWSVSEYLAKKIKCNTIFATHYHELNYLKNSNKNIQNFQVLVEHNNDQLIFTHRIVKGGSNKSYGIEAAKLAGVPKEVIEKAKSVLNSLEENNKLNNDFE, encoded by the coding sequence ATGCAAGAAGATACGATAATTCAAAAGAATTTATTTGCAGTTGATAATGAAAACGATGAGCAAAAAGAAATAACAAAAATTCCAGAAGATTTATCCTGGGAAGATCTAAAAAAAGAATCGCAAAAACGACCTAGAAAAAGAAAAAATTCAACTAATTTAATAAATAAATTCAAGACTGAGTTAATTTCAAATAATAAAAATGTTTGCATCAATGAAGAATCCTATAGCTATAAAACAGTTTCAAAAATGAAGTTAACTCCTGTAATGAAGCATTATGTAACTCTTAAAGAGGAAAATAAAGATAGGTTATTACTTTATAGATTAGGAGATTTTTTTGAATGTTTTTTTGAGGACGCTGTATTAATTTCAAACCTTTTAGAAATAACACTTACAAGTAAAGATGCTGGAAAAGAGATAGGTAAGATTCCTATGGCCGGGGTTCCCCATCATGCAATGGAGAGATACTGTGCTGATTTAATTAAAAAAAATTATTCTGTGGTTATATGCGACCAATTAGAAAAAAGTTCTGGAAATTATGGAACGCCAATTAAAAGAGGAATAACAAGAATAATTACTCCTGGAACTGTAATTGAAGAGGGGATGTTGATCGCAAAGAAAAATAATTGGATTACTGCTATTTACTTATCAGAAGAAAAATCAGATCAATCTTATGAATGGGGTATATCAAAAGCTGATGTAAGCACAGGAGAATTAATAACTTTAGAAGGTGAATCTCTGTCAAAACTATTTGATGAAATTAATAAATTAGATTCTTCAGAAATCATTGTAGGAAGCAACGAAGTAAGAAATTTATTAATTAAAGGAAATAGTCAAATTTCATATACTGTTTCTCAAGAGACTAATTTTGACATTAATGAAGCAAATTATCTAATAAAAAAATATTTCCAAATTGCAAACCTAGAAGGAATAGGACTTAAAAATTTAAACAATGCGACTAGATCACTTGGAGGTTTATTAAGTTACCTAGAAAAAATTAATCCTTCAAATTTAGATAAAGATTCTTCTGTAAAAATCTCATTAGAATTTCCACAAATTCAATTTGGTCGCAACAAATTAATTATTGATTATCAAACTCAAAAAAACTTAGAAATTAAAAATACACAACGAGAAAACAATTATGTAGGTTCGCTCCTATGGAGCATTGATAGAACTTATACTTGCATGGGTGCAAGGTGTTTAAGAAGGTGGATAGATTCACCACTATTAAACGTTAATGAAATTTATAAAAGACAAAATATAATTACAAACTTTATTGAATCTAAAGAATTAAGGACAGATACCCAAAATTCACTTAGAGCAATGGGGGATTTAGAAAGGCTTGCTGGTAGAGCTTGTGCTGGTCATGCAAGTCCTAGAGATCTAATTGCAATAGCGGAAGGTTTAAAAAAATTGCCTAGACTAAAATCCATAATTGAATTATTTAAATATGATCTCCCAGATTGGACCGATCAATTAAAAAATATTGATGAGGGACTCTTAGAATTAGCTGATACTATAAGTTTTAAACTAATAGAAAATCCTCCTCTAAATATAAGTGAAGGAGGCATGATCCACGATGGGGTTGACAGTATATTAGATGGCTTACGCAATTTAATGGATGATTACTCTGAGTGGCTCAATAAAGAGGAATTAAAAGAAAGGGAAATTAGCAAAATTTCAAACTTAAAAATTCAATTTCATAAAAATTTTGGATACTACATTTCTATAAATAAGTCAAAAGTTAATTTAGCTCCACAACATTGGATCAAAAGGCAAACACTTACCAATGAAGAAAGATATATCACCTCAGAAATTAAAAATAAAGAAAATAAGATTTTTCAAATAAAAAGTAGAGCTTCATCAAGAGAATATGAAATTTTCTGCGAATTAAGAAATATAGTTGCTGAAAAAACAAAACACATAAGATCAATTGCTAAATCCATATCATCACTTGACGCATTGCTTGGTTTATCAATCACTTCAGTAGAAAACAATTTTATAAAACCTTCATTAATACAAATAAATGATTCAAACACAAAAAATAGTACAAAAATTATCTCAGGAAGAAATCCAATTGTAGAGCAATTATTAAATGATAAAAAGTTTATAGAGAACGATATTTCCTTTGAGGATAACCAAAAATTAATTATATTGACCGGTCCAAATGCAAGCGGAAAAAGTTGCTTTATCAGACAAATTGGTTTAATACAAATTCTCGCACAAATTGGTAGCTTTGTTCCTGCTAATAATGCTGAAATCAAGATTGCAGATAGGATTTTCACAAGAATTGGGGCAGTTGATGATCAATCATCTGGACAATCAACATTTATGGTAGAAATGTCTGAAACTGCATCGATTCTAAATCAGGCAACTTCTAGCTCACTAGTTTTACTTGATGAGATAGGTAGAGGGACATCTACCTTTGATGGACTTTCAATAGCTTGGTCAGTAAGTGAATATCTTGCAAAAAAAATTAAATGTAATACTATTTTTGCTACGCACTATCATGAGCTGAATTATTTAAAAAATTCAAATAAGAATATACAAAATTTTCAAGTTTTAGTAGAACATAATAACGATCAGCTAATTTTTACTCACAGGATTGTAAAAGGGGGCTCAAACAAAAGCTACGGTATAGAAGCAGCTAAATTAGCAGGAGTTCCAAAAGAAGTTATAGAAAAAGCAAAATCAGTTTTAAATTCTTTAGAAGAAAATAATAAATTAAATAATGATTTCGAGTAG
- the psbZ gene encoding photosystem II core protein PsbZ yields the protein MQAVNFFFVNALLFASLIAVVGVPVLYVTQPSTEEGQRESRRKIYSIAAVWVVLVFVTGIVSSLV from the coding sequence ATGCAGGCTGTTAACTTTTTCTTTGTAAATGCTCTTTTATTTGCTTCTTTAATTGCGGTAGTTGGAGTACCCGTTTTGTATGTGACTCAACCTTCTACTGAGGAAGGACAGCGAGAAAGTAGGAGAAAAATCTATTCTATTGCTGCTGTTTGGGTTGTTTTGGTTTTTGTTACAGGGATAGTTTCTTCATTAGTTTGA